A window of Campylobacter concisus genomic DNA:
AATTAGTTTGAAACAACAATATAACCAAAAAAAATCATATTTTTTAAAAAATGTGTGATCACTATAAAATTTTTACTTATAAATTTCACAAAAAATCATCAGTCTAAAATCTACAAACTTATAGTTAAGTTTTACTAGGTAAGCAATTTTCTAACGCGAAAAATTTTATATAAAGATATTTAAAAAATAATGTTAAACAATAATAAAATTTATGATTATCTATAAGCAGTGGCGGACAGAGAGGGATTTGAACCCTCGAGCCCCGATTAAGAGCTGCACCCTTAGCAGGGGTGTGGTTTCAGCCACTCACCCATCTGTCCATAAAAAGAAATCGCATTATAATTGAAGACCGCTGATATCTTGCTTAAATTTGCATTTCACAATTATAGCCCTCAGATAGAGAATCTAAAAATAAAAATTTATAAATTTAGTCCTTCCAAAGCCATCATTTTAGTTTGGCTTTGTCTGGGTGTGGCGTATTTACATAGTAGCAAACCATACGGTAAACATAGAGGATACACCTATCGCTGCCGCGTCCGAGCGCTTTTGTGCGCTCAAACATCTCGTTCGGATCGCGCCCTTTAACGAAGCAACGTCTGTGTAGCCAAGTCCCAACAGATCGGCCTCTATCGCTTCACCAACATAGAGGATTTTCTTAAAATCACTCAAATTTAGTTCCTCACTTCGCTTTGATGTCATCTTCACGCAACATTTTGTAAAAAAGCTTAGTTAAAAACCACTTCACACAAGTTCAAATTTTAAATTTGCTCCAAAATTCGTTCACAAATTTCTCTTGGATTTACATTCTCATAAATCGGCCTACCAACAACGATAAAATCACTACCCTCTTGCTTTGCGCTCACTAAGTTTGCTACTCTTTTTTGATCTCCAGCGCTCTCGCCAAAAGGCCTAACACCAGGGCAAAGAGTGATAAATTTCTCATTTGTTACATCTTTGATGAGCTTGCTTTCAAAAACAGAACAGACCATTCCATCAAGCCCTGCTTCAAAACTCATCTGGCTAAATTTTCTAACAGCTCTTGCGATCGTATCGTTATAAACAGCGTCAAACTCGCTCTCACTAAAGCTAGTAAGTGCCGATACTGCGAGCACTAAAGGACGGCTCCCAAGACCAGCTAGCCTATCCATAACTGTTTTCATCGCACGTTCACCAGCGCTAGCATGCACATTTATCATATCTACGCCGATTTTTGAGACGACTTCAGCCGCATCAGCCATCGTGTTTGGGATATCATAGAGCTTTAGATCGAGGAAAATTTTAAAATTTCCAAGCTCTTTTAGCTCTTCTATAAACTTTGCCCCATCCCTAAGATAGCTTCTAAGCCCCACTTTTAGCCAAAGATCAAGCCCTTTTAGCTCTCTAGCAAGAGCTAAATTCTCTTCACGACTAGCCATATCAAGCGCAACACAGAGCCTCACAGATCAGCCTTTAGCTTATCAAGTACACCGTTTATAAATTTTGGTGCCTGATCACTTCCAAGCTCTTTCGCAAGCTCGATCGCTTCGTTTATGATGACAGCCTTATCAGTTTGGCTAAATTTCATCTCATAGAGCCCAAGTCTAAGGATGGCTAGTTCAGTCGCACCAACCTTACTAAAATCGCCGTCTTTTAGATATGGCTTTAAAATTTCATCTAGTTTTTCTTTATTTGCGAGCACCTCTTTAAAAGTCTGCTGCGCCTCACTTTTTCGCTCGTTTCTTATCTTTTTCTCTTCCAGAAATTCCTCTTCAAATGCAGCAGTTACCGGATTTATCTCATTTGAGTAGAGCAGCGAAACGACGGCCTGCCTAACCTGATGACGAGTCGCCATTTTACGCCTCCAAATTTTTATATAAGCTTAGCATCTCGATCACGCCCGTCATCGCTTCAAAGCCCTTATTTCCGGCCTTTGAGCCAGCTCGCTCGATGGCTTGTTCGATGCTATCGACCGTTAGCACGCCAAAGGTCACCGGCTTGCCGTATTTTAGCGTGACGCTTGCGATGCCCTTGGTGGTCTCGGCGCTCACGTAGTCAAAGTGAGGCGTAGAGCCGCGGATCACCGCCCCCACGCAGCAAACGGCGTCAAATTTACCGCTGGCTAGTGCCTTTTCTAGCGCCATCGGTATCTCAAACGCACCCGGCACCAAAATGAGGCTCAAATTCGCCTCGTCCCCGCCGTGACGCAAAAACGCATCCCTCGCGCCCTCGACCAGTCTATCGGTGATGATGTGGTTAAATCTCGCGCCCACTATAGCGACTTTCTCGCCGCCTTTTAGAGCCAAATTTCCTTCGATTATTTTCATGATTTCTCCTTTTATATTATCTTTAACATTACCGCGCTTAGCGTTATTAGCGATAGATAAAACGCCTTTTGCGCACTCATTTTTTCGCCGTTAAAAATCACTCCGACGCCCACGGCTCCAACCGCTCCGATACCCGTCCAAATCGCGTACGCTACCGACATCGCCATCGCCTGCATCGCATAGCTCAAAAGCCAGAGCGAAAGGGCGAAATTTGCGGTTAAAATCAAAAAATTCGCCGCTTTTTTCACGCCGAAGCTTTTTTGAAATTTAGTTAGAAAAAACACGCCCGAAACCTCGCAGCACCCGGCCACCAAAAGAGCTAAAACGTGCATCAAGATTTTAGCCTTTTTAACCCCAGCACGCCCGCGATCAGCGTCGCTATGAAAAATAGCCGCAAGGGATCTGGCATCTGGCCGCTTGAGCCGTATTCGCTAACGCTTTCGGCGACCACTATAAAAAACGCTCCAAATCCCACAAATACGGTATATGCGACGCTAACGGGGATATATTTTAAAGCCTTTATAAACGACACGAAGCTAACGCAGACTAACGCGGCAGTAAGCGCGAATTCTACGGCATTTTGGGCGTGTTTTAGCCCGTACGCCCAGCCGCACTCGGCGACCGCGCCGCCTAGCACCCACAAAAAGCCCTTAGTTTGCATCGCCTATGGCGTCTTTTATCTTAAAAATTTGAGCGATATTTGCGTCTAGCTCGTCCAAATTTAGCATATTCGGCCCGTCGCAGAGCGCCTCGCAAGGATTTACGTGCGTCTCGTAGAAAAATCCGTCCACGCCGGCAGCCGCCGCAGCTCGCGCTAGATACGGCACGAATCTCGCGTCCCCGCCGCTTTTTTCGCCAAGAGCGCTTGGCATCTGCACGCTGTGAGTAGCGTCGAAAATCACCGGCGCAAACTCCCTCATCAGCACCAAATTTCGCATATCTACGACTAAATTCCCGTAGCCAAAGGTGCTGCCTCGCTCCGTTAGCCACACGCCGTTTTGTTTAGCAACCTCGTATCCGTCGCCCTTTATACCCCTTGTTTCTAACACTTTTTTCACCGAGTGCTTCATAGCAGAGGCGGCTAAAAACTGCCCTTTTTTGATATTTACGACCGCTTTTGTCTTAGCCGCGGCCACGAGCAAATCGGTTTGGCGGCACAAAAACGCCGGGATTTGCAGCACGTCGGCCACTTCGCCTACTGGTGCAGCCTGATAGCTCTCGTGGATATCGGTTAAAATTTTAAAACCGAATTCCTTTTTGACCTTGGCTAAAATTTCGCAACCCTTCTCCAGCCCTGGCCCGCGAAACGAGCTTATACTCGTGCGATTTGCCTTGTCAAAGCTTGATTTGAAATAAAAATCTATCCGCTTATCTTCGTTAAATTTAACCAGCCTTTTTGCCACGTCAAAAACGAGCTGCTCGCTTTCGATGACGCAAGGCCCTGCTATTAGTATCATTTTTTCTCCTTTATTTTTCTCTAAATTTTCTAATCCAATCTATCAAAAGCGGTCTATCGTCGTTTGTTACCCCTTCATACCAATCATTACAAAGTTTATAATATACACCATTTATGAATACAGGATCCACATAATATCTCCTCGCATCATATTCATTGTTCGCTATTACAAGCGCAGGATAATTTAATCCAAGAGTATCCTTACTATACTTTTCGTTTTGAAGCCAGCTTATCTCGTTAGCATCTACCTTACCGCTTTCCAAAATTTCCCTCATAATTATTCGTGCTATTTGTCCGACTTTTAGCTCTGCGTATTCATCTTGATTATTTTTGATATTAACATAGTCTTTAGAACGTTGATAGCTATATATGCCTACTTTCAGCTTTTGTTTTTCTGTGTTTTCCATATCTTTTAGGCTTTTTTTGTCAAACAAGGATAGCATCTGGTAAGAACGCATAAAAAGCTCCGCCGTATCGGCCACATTACCACTTACCTCCAAAATAGGTTCTAAAACTAAATTTGAAAAATCGCTATTTGCTATTATTCTAAAGTCAAATTCAAATCCCATCTCTTGCATTATGTTGTTTATATCAACAAAACAAGGGCACAAGGCATCTAAAATTTGTCTATTTATTTTAGGGGATGCAAAGATAATTTCTGCTTTTTTAACACCAAAATATCCATAAACACACATGGCGGTTCTAAGACATTTTTTTACTACTCTAGCTACCGTCTCATCAAGACCGCCGTAGTTTAGTCCAGACTCATGAAA
This region includes:
- the kdsA gene encoding 3-deoxy-8-phosphooctulonate synthase, with amino-acid sequence MILIAGPCVIESEQLVFDVAKRLVKFNEDKRIDFYFKSSFDKANRTSISSFRGPGLEKGCEILAKVKKEFGFKILTDIHESYQAAPVGEVADVLQIPAFLCRQTDLLVAAAKTKAVVNIKKGQFLAASAMKHSVKKVLETRGIKGDGYEVAKQNGVWLTERGSTFGYGNLVVDMRNLVLMREFAPVIFDATHSVQMPSALGEKSGGDARFVPYLARAAAAAGVDGFFYETHVNPCEALCDGPNMLNLDELDANIAQIFKIKDAIGDAN
- the ribH gene encoding 6,7-dimethyl-8-ribityllumazine synthase, translating into MKIIEGNLALKGGEKVAIVGARFNHIITDRLVEGARDAFLRHGGDEANLSLILVPGAFEIPMALEKALASGKFDAVCCVGAVIRGSTPHFDYVSAETTKGIASVTLKYGKPVTFGVLTVDSIEQAIERAGSKAGNKGFEAMTGVIEMLSLYKNLEA
- the nusB gene encoding transcription antitermination factor NusB, which translates into the protein MATRHQVRQAVVSLLYSNEINPVTAAFEEEFLEEKKIRNERKSEAQQTFKEVLANKEKLDEILKPYLKDGDFSKVGATELAILRLGLYEMKFSQTDKAVIINEAIELAKELGSDQAPKFINGVLDKLKADL
- a CDS encoding DMT family transporter, with translation MMHVLALLVAGCCEVSGVFFLTKFQKSFGVKKAANFLILTANFALSLWLLSYAMQAMAMSVAYAIWTGIGAVGAVGVGVIFNGEKMSAQKAFYLSLITLSAVMLKII
- the pyrF gene encoding orotidine-5'-phosphate decarboxylase; this encodes MRLCVALDMASREENLALARELKGLDLWLKVGLRSYLRDGAKFIEELKELGNFKIFLDLKLYDIPNTMADAAEVVSKIGVDMINVHASAGERAMKTVMDRLAGLGSRPLVLAVSALTSFSESEFDAVYNDTIARAVRKFSQMSFEAGLDGMVCSVFESKLIKDVTNEKFITLCPGVRPFGESAGDQKRVANLVSAKQEGSDFIVVGRPIYENVNPREICERILEQI
- a CDS encoding DMT family transporter; the encoded protein is MQTKGFLWVLGGAVAECGWAYGLKHAQNAVEFALTAALVCVSFVSFIKALKYIPVSVAYTVFVGFGAFFIVVAESVSEYGSSGQMPDPLRLFFIATLIAGVLGLKRLKS